One Chryseobacterium indoltheticum DNA segment encodes these proteins:
- the mtaB gene encoding tRNA (N(6)-L-threonylcarbamoyladenosine(37)-C(2))-methylthiotransferase MtaB, producing the protein MSHFHRTAAFHTLGCKLNFAETSTIARQLTDAGYDKVSFDDRADIYVINTCSVTENADRECKLHVKRAMKANPEGLVVIVGCYAQLKPEEISQITGVDLVLGAKEKFNILSYLDDLEKSESEGVVHSCEIEETDFFIGSYSIGDRTRAFLKVQDGCDYKCTYCTIPLARGISRSDTIENVLKNAKEIAERDIKEIVLTGVNIGDYGKGEFGNKRHEHTFLDLISELDQVEGIERIRISSIEPNLLKDESIELVSKSKSFVPHFHIPLQSGSDELLKKMKRRYLTKLYNDRVDKIREVMPDAAIGVDVIVGFPGETEELFMETYNFLNNLPISYLHVFTYSERENTEAVGMPGVVPIPERKKRNKMLRILSEKKKMAFYQTQLGKTLPVLWEHENKDGKMYGFTENYVRVQKDFDQASVNQIEFLNLEKILSDGTVSVQSSYESFLAKA; encoded by the coding sequence CGGAAACATCTACTATTGCCCGTCAATTAACAGATGCAGGTTATGATAAGGTAAGCTTTGATGATAGAGCAGATATTTATGTAATCAATACTTGTTCGGTTACCGAAAACGCCGATCGTGAATGTAAACTTCACGTAAAAAGAGCGATGAAAGCTAATCCTGAAGGTTTAGTAGTAATTGTAGGTTGCTATGCACAGCTGAAACCTGAGGAAATTTCACAGATTACCGGTGTTGACTTGGTTCTTGGAGCCAAAGAAAAATTCAATATTCTAAGCTATTTGGATGATTTAGAAAAATCTGAAAGCGAAGGTGTTGTTCATTCATGCGAAATTGAAGAAACTGATTTCTTTATCGGAAGTTACTCCATTGGTGACAGAACCAGAGCTTTCCTGAAAGTTCAGGATGGTTGCGATTATAAATGTACATACTGTACAATTCCTTTAGCAAGAGGGATTTCCCGTTCAGACACCATCGAAAATGTTCTGAAAAATGCTAAAGAAATTGCCGAAAGAGATATCAAAGAAATCGTTTTGACAGGTGTAAATATCGGTGATTACGGTAAAGGTGAATTCGGAAACAAAAGACACGAGCATACTTTTTTAGATTTAATTTCTGAGTTGGATCAGGTTGAAGGTATCGAAAGAATTCGTATTTCTTCAATTGAACCCAATCTTTTGAAAGATGAAAGCATCGAATTGGTTTCTAAAAGTAAAAGTTTTGTACCGCATTTTCACATTCCTTTGCAATCGGGAAGCGACGAGTTGTTGAAAAAAATGAAACGCCGTTATCTTACCAAATTGTATAACGATAGGGTTGATAAAATCCGTGAAGTAATGCCTGATGCAGCAATTGGAGTAGATGTTATCGTTGGTTTCCCTGGCGAGACCGAAGAATTATTCATGGAAACATATAACTTCCTAAATAATCTACCGATTTCTTATCTTCATGTATTTACTTATTCTGAAAGAGAAAATACAGAAGCGGTAGGAATGCCGGGTGTTGTTCCAATTCCGGAGCGAAAAAAACGTAATAAAATGCTTAGAATTCTTTCCGAAAAGAAAAAAATGGCATTTTACCAGACTCAATTAGGGAAAACGCTTCCTGTTCTTTGGGAGCACGAAAATAAAGACGGCAAAATGTATGGCTTCACAGAAAATTATGTGAGGGTACAAAAAGATTTTGACCAAGCCTCGGTAAATCAAATTGAATTTCTGAATTTAGAAAAAATCCTGTCAGATGGCACGGTTTCTGTGCAATCGTCTTACGAAAGTTTTTTAGCAAAAGCTTAG